Proteins co-encoded in one Candidatus Nitrosacidococcus tergens genomic window:
- a CDS encoding epoxyqueuosine reductase QueH, whose product MSKFERLNLNLPEGHRKLLLHSCCAPCSGEVMEAITASGIDYTIFFYNPNIHPIQEYELRKQENIRFAQKHHIEFIDADYDVDNWFHRVKGFENEPERGARCTLCFDMRFERTALYAHEHGFDTISSSLGISRWKNMDQINQSGTQAAARYPDMIYWTYNWRKKGGSQRMLEISKREQFYMQEYCGCVYSLRDTNRWRQSKGKDRIKIGVKYYGED is encoded by the coding sequence ATGTCTAAATTTGAACGCCTAAATCTGAATCTACCTGAAGGGCATAGGAAATTATTACTTCATTCCTGTTGTGCCCCATGTTCTGGCGAAGTTATGGAAGCAATCACTGCATCTGGCATTGACTATACTATTTTTTTCTATAATCCCAATATTCACCCTATTCAAGAATATGAATTACGTAAACAGGAAAATATCCGCTTTGCTCAAAAGCATCATATAGAGTTTATTGACGCAGATTACGATGTAGATAATTGGTTCCACCGAGTCAAAGGCTTTGAAAATGAGCCAGAGCGAGGTGCTCGTTGCACCCTATGTTTTGATATGCGTTTTGAACGTACTGCTTTATATGCCCATGAACACGGTTTTGACACCATTAGCAGTTCTTTAGGCATTTCCAGATGGAAAAATATGGATCAAATTAATCAAAGTGGTACTCAAGCGGCAGCTCGCTATCCGGATATGATCTACTGGACTTATAATTGGCGCAAAAAAGGCGGCTCCCAGCGAATGCTAGAGATTAGCAAAAGAGAGCAATTCTATATGCAAGAGTATTGTGGTTGTGTTTACTCTCTACGGGATACTAATCGCTGGCGCCAATCAAAAGGAAAAGATCGCATTAAAATTGGTGTTAAGTACTATGGTGAAGATTAA
- a CDS encoding ClpXP protease specificity-enhancing factor, with product MGNASNPPFVSSSRPYLIRAFYEWITDNQLTPYLVVNATFPDVKVPEQYISDGKIILNIHPYSVKDLSLKNDWISFSGRFSGIVHEVIFPVQATLAIYAKENGQGMTFPQEDLPPPTSPSDKDTKDKSRKPMLRVVK from the coding sequence ATGGGTAACGCTTCTAATCCTCCTTTTGTTAGTTCAAGCCGTCCTTATTTAATTCGTGCTTTTTATGAATGGATTACGGATAATCAATTAACCCCTTATTTAGTAGTAAATGCTACTTTTCCAGATGTAAAAGTACCTGAGCAATATATTTCTGATGGAAAGATTATTCTTAACATTCATCCTTACTCAGTAAAAGACCTATCATTAAAAAATGATTGGATTAGCTTTTCTGGGCGTTTTTCTGGGATTGTGCATGAAGTTATCTTTCCAGTACAGGCAACTCTAGCTATTTATGCTAAAGAAAATGGGCAAGGTATGACCTTCCCTCAAGAAGATCTTCCGCCACCAACTTCACCTTCAGATAAAGATACTAAGGATAAAAGCCGTAAACCTATGCTACGGGTTGTGAAGTAA
- a CDS encoding cytochrome c1 produces MKKAIVCLLFLISSTTLVSAAESHYPLDKVNIDLNNKDSLYRGAKIFVHRCLTCHSAQYMRYNRVAKDLGLDEEDVKKNLMFTTDKIGDPMTITMRPEDSKKWFGVTPPDLTLVTRYKGAEWLHTYLRTFYLDPKRPTGVNNLVFKDTAMPNPLWSLQGWQTLIEKGDKKGNPELKISEPGSMTPNEFSVALDDLVNFLAYAGEPAQLERQKYGPKVLFFLAIFCIVTYLLKKEYWKDVH; encoded by the coding sequence ATGAAAAAGGCTATTGTTTGTTTATTATTTTTGATCTCATCAACTACTTTGGTATCGGCTGCTGAATCCCATTATCCGCTTGATAAAGTCAATATCGATCTGAATAATAAGGATTCGCTCTATAGAGGAGCAAAAATCTTTGTTCATCGATGCTTGACTTGTCACTCAGCACAGTATATGCGTTATAACCGAGTAGCCAAAGACCTGGGATTAGATGAAGAAGATGTTAAAAAGAATCTAATGTTCACCACTGATAAAATTGGTGATCCCATGACTATAACTATGCGTCCTGAAGATTCTAAGAAATGGTTTGGCGTAACACCTCCAGATTTAACCTTGGTGACTCGTTATAAAGGTGCGGAGTGGCTTCATACTTATTTGAGGACTTTTTACTTAGATCCTAAGCGTCCTACCGGGGTTAATAACCTTGTATTTAAAGATACAGCAATGCCAAATCCGCTATGGTCTTTGCAAGGTTGGCAAACTCTTATTGAAAAGGGAGATAAAAAAGGCAATCCTGAATTAAAAATATCAGAACCTGGCTCAATGACTCCTAATGAGTTTAGCGTTGCCTTGGATGATTTAGTCAATTTCTTAGCTTATGCAGGCGAACCTGCCCAGCTTGAGCGTCAAAAATATGGACCAAAAGTACTATTCTTTCTCGCTATATTCTGTATTGTCACCTACTTGCTGAAAAAAGAATACTGGAAAGACGTTCATTAA
- a CDS encoding cytochrome b: MKNIVVQVFNWIDDRLPISKPWKDHMAEYYAPKNFNIWYYFGSLALLVLVIQLASGLFLTMHFKPDATLAFSSVEHIMRDVQWGWLMRYMHSTGASAFFIVIYLHIFRGLIYGSYRSPRELVWIIGMIIYVMLMAEAFMGYLQPWGQMSYWGAQVIISLFGAIPYIGTGLVEWIRGDFVVSDPTLNRFFAFHVFLVPILLLAMVVAHIIALHEKGSNNPDGVEIKATKGKDGIPLDGIPFHPYYTVKDLWGYAIFLFIFAAIIFYSPQLGGWFLENDNFEPANPLKTPTEIKPLWYLTPFYSILRAVPDKLFGVIAMGGSLVVWFFLPWLDRSPVKSMRYKGIYSKIALAIFVISFFILGYLGTKPVSPEKTMIARICAVLYFSFFIFMPIYTKLDKTKPVPERVIYK, from the coding sequence ATGAAAAATATAGTCGTTCAAGTATTTAATTGGATAGATGATCGTCTTCCAATATCCAAGCCATGGAAAGATCACATGGCGGAGTACTATGCACCAAAGAATTTTAATATTTGGTATTACTTCGGGTCTTTAGCACTGTTGGTATTAGTCATTCAGCTTGCCAGTGGCTTATTTTTAACCATGCACTTCAAGCCAGATGCAACCCTTGCTTTTAGTAGTGTTGAACATATTATGCGAGATGTGCAATGGGGCTGGTTAATGCGTTATATGCATTCTACCGGTGCCTCTGCATTCTTCATTGTAATTTATCTTCATATATTTAGAGGATTAATCTACGGATCCTATAGAAGCCCAAGAGAGCTTGTCTGGATTATTGGGATGATTATTTATGTCATGCTAATGGCAGAAGCCTTTATGGGTTATCTTCAACCATGGGGTCAAATGTCCTATTGGGGTGCTCAGGTAATTATTTCTCTTTTCGGTGCTATTCCTTACATTGGCACAGGCTTAGTCGAATGGATTCGAGGAGATTTTGTAGTATCTGATCCTACTTTAAATCGGTTCTTTGCCTTCCATGTATTCTTAGTGCCTATACTTTTATTGGCTATGGTAGTTGCTCATATTATAGCCCTCCATGAAAAAGGTTCTAACAACCCAGATGGAGTAGAAATTAAAGCTACTAAAGGTAAAGATGGTATTCCTCTTGATGGTATTCCATTTCATCCTTACTATACCGTGAAAGATTTATGGGGTTATGCGATATTTTTATTTATCTTTGCTGCCATTATTTTTTATTCTCCTCAGCTAGGTGGATGGTTCTTAGAAAATGATAACTTTGAGCCAGCAAATCCGTTAAAAACTCCTACTGAAATTAAGCCTCTATGGTATTTAACTCCTTTCTATTCTATATTACGTGCAGTACCCGATAAGCTCTTTGGTGTGATTGCCATGGGTGGATCTCTTGTTGTATGGTTCTTCTTACCTTGGTTAGATCGTAGCCCAGTAAAATCAATGCGCTACAAAGGAATATATTCTAAAATTGCTTTAGCTATTTTTGTAATCAGCTTTTTCATACTAGGCTACTTAGGAACAAAACCAGTTAGCCCTGAAAAGACTATGATTGCACGGATATGTGCTGTATTATATTTCTCATTTTTTATTTTTATGCCAATTTATACTAAGTTGGATAAGACTAAACCCGTTCCAGAGAGGGTGATCTACAAATGA
- the petA gene encoding ubiquinol-cytochrome c reductase iron-sulfur subunit: protein MSITDNVDQGRRRLVTAAATAVGGVGIGFAAVPFIQSMQPSAQAQAAGAPVEVDISKLEEGHLMTVEWRGQPVWVFRRTPEELKELDEITSSGKLRDPNSNQVSQQPDSDKNNYRSLKPEIGVLVGICTHLGCSPSYRPDIAPEDLGADWKGGFFCPCHGSRFDLAGRVYEGVPAPLNLVVPPYRYLAENRILIGENEGDKA from the coding sequence ATGAGCATAACAGACAACGTCGATCAAGGTAGACGTCGCCTTGTTACAGCGGCTGCTACTGCCGTTGGTGGAGTGGGTATAGGGTTTGCAGCTGTGCCGTTTATCCAATCTATGCAGCCAAGTGCACAAGCACAAGCTGCAGGTGCACCAGTAGAAGTTGATATTAGCAAGCTTGAAGAAGGTCATTTAATGACTGTTGAATGGCGTGGTCAACCTGTATGGGTATTTCGCCGTACGCCAGAAGAGCTAAAAGAATTAGATGAGATAACAAGTAGCGGAAAACTTCGTGACCCTAATAGCAATCAAGTATCGCAACAGCCCGATTCAGATAAAAATAATTATCGCTCTCTTAAGCCTGAAATTGGTGTGCTTGTGGGTATTTGTACCCATTTAGGTTGCTCTCCTAGCTATCGCCCAGATATAGCCCCTGAAGATTTAGGCGCTGACTGGAAAGGTGGATTCTTTTGCCCATGCCATGGTTCTCGTTTTGATCTTGCAGGTCGAGTATATGAGGGTGTTCCAGCTCCATTAAATCTAGTTGTGCCTCCTTATCGCTATCTTGCTGAAAATCGGATATTGATTGGGGAAAACGAAGGAGATAAGGCTTAA
- a CDS encoding FmdB family zinc ribbon protein: protein MPIYEYRCQACGHEIEVLQKITDEPLSQCPSCNTYQLSKLISAAGFRLKGGGWYETDFKSNKNKRNLVSSSDAPKEGSNNTESGKDSAGPATTQSKESSTLTTSTNK from the coding sequence ATGCCTATTTATGAATATCGTTGCCAAGCATGTGGCCATGAGATAGAGGTTTTACAAAAGATTACAGATGAACCATTATCTCAATGTCCCTCTTGTAATACGTATCAACTAAGTAAATTAATTTCAGCTGCAGGTTTTCGCCTTAAAGGCGGTGGCTGGTATGAAACAGACTTTAAAAGTAATAAAAATAAACGAAATTTAGTCTCATCAAGTGATGCCCCAAAGGAGGGATCAAATAATACTGAGAGTGGTAAAGATAGTGCTGGACCAGCAACAACTCAGTCTAAAGAGAGTAGTACACTTACCACATCAACGAACAAATAA
- the aspS gene encoding aspartate--tRNA ligase — MRSHYCGDLSINHLNQEVIVCGWVNRRRDHGGVIFIDLRDREGIVQLVFDPQHSPESFTLADQVRSEYVLQVKGQIRPRPKGTENLDLATGQIEVWGQDLKILNASETPPFPVDEKMEVGEETRLRYRYIDLRRPENLQRLRTRSLIVQQLRNFLDSQGFIDIDTPILTKSTPEGARDFLVPSRTHPGEFFALPQSPQLFKQLLMVAGIDRYYQVAHCFRDEDLRADRQPEFTQLDIETSFIHEDTLMDLMEQMITKLFATVLNTQLTTPFTRMAYTEALNQFGSDKPDLRIPLKLIDIGDLMQEVEFKVFSEPAQNPQSRVAVLRLPGGATLSRKEIDDYTKFTATYGAKGLAYIKVINCSQGTEGLQSPILKFIPNEVVEEILNRTQAVDGDILFFGADKSYIVNEALGALRVKLGHDHGLVEQGWRPLWVVDFPMFEWDEKENRWHALHHPFTSPKEEDLPLLEQNPAACRSRAYDLVLNGTEVGGGSMRIFQSKTQAQVFQLLGINDVEVQEKFGFLLNALKYGCPPHGGIAFGLDRLAMLMTRSNSIREVIAFPKTQTASCPLTEAPGSVSESQLRELKIKIINQPSLVK; from the coding sequence ATGCGCAGCCACTACTGCGGAGATTTGTCTATCAATCATCTGAATCAAGAGGTTATCGTTTGCGGTTGGGTAAATCGCCGCCGAGATCATGGAGGGGTTATTTTCATCGATCTTCGAGATAGAGAAGGTATCGTTCAATTAGTTTTTGATCCTCAGCACTCCCCAGAAAGTTTTACCCTTGCAGATCAAGTAAGAAGCGAATATGTCCTCCAAGTCAAAGGGCAAATACGACCTCGCCCAAAGGGAACTGAAAATTTAGATTTAGCGACTGGTCAAATAGAAGTGTGGGGGCAGGATCTAAAAATCCTCAATGCTTCGGAGACACCTCCATTTCCAGTAGATGAAAAAATGGAAGTAGGAGAAGAAACTAGATTACGTTATCGCTATATTGATCTTCGCCGTCCTGAAAATTTACAACGGTTGCGAACTCGCTCCTTAATTGTACAGCAGCTAAGAAATTTTTTAGACAGCCAAGGATTTATTGATATTGATACTCCTATTTTAACTAAGTCTACTCCAGAGGGAGCTAGAGATTTTCTTGTGCCTAGCCGAACCCATCCAGGAGAGTTTTTTGCGTTGCCTCAATCTCCTCAACTGTTTAAGCAATTGCTTATGGTTGCTGGGATAGATCGCTATTATCAAGTGGCTCACTGTTTTCGAGATGAGGATTTAAGAGCTGATCGGCAACCTGAATTTACTCAATTAGATATAGAAACTTCATTTATCCATGAAGATACCCTGATGGATCTGATGGAACAGATGATTACCAAATTGTTCGCTACGGTACTCAATACTCAGCTTACTACTCCTTTTACACGGATGGCCTATACAGAGGCTCTTAATCAATTTGGCTCAGACAAGCCTGATTTACGGATTCCTTTAAAGCTCATTGATATTGGAGATTTAATGCAGGAAGTAGAATTTAAAGTTTTCTCCGAGCCCGCACAAAATCCTCAGAGCCGAGTTGCGGTATTACGGCTACCAGGTGGCGCAACGTTAAGTCGGAAAGAAATTGATGATTACACAAAATTTACCGCAACCTATGGTGCTAAAGGACTTGCCTATATTAAAGTAATAAACTGTAGTCAAGGGACTGAAGGATTACAATCTCCCATTCTTAAGTTCATTCCTAATGAAGTAGTAGAAGAAATTTTAAATCGTACCCAAGCAGTAGATGGGGATATTTTGTTCTTTGGTGCTGATAAATCTTATATCGTAAACGAAGCTTTGGGTGCACTACGAGTTAAACTAGGTCATGATCATGGTTTAGTTGAACAGGGCTGGCGACCATTATGGGTAGTTGATTTTCCCATGTTTGAATGGGATGAAAAAGAAAATAGATGGCATGCACTTCATCACCCATTTACCTCTCCCAAAGAAGAAGATCTACCCTTACTTGAGCAAAACCCAGCCGCTTGCCGATCCCGTGCCTATGATTTAGTACTCAACGGTACTGAAGTCGGTGGGGGATCTATGCGTATTTTTCAATCTAAAACTCAAGCACAAGTATTTCAGCTTTTAGGAATTAATGATGTAGAAGTTCAAGAAAAATTTGGCTTTTTACTTAATGCACTAAAATACGGTTGTCCTCCCCATGGGGGTATTGCTTTTGGCTTAGACCGCTTGGCCATGTTAATGACTAGAAGCAACTCAATTCGAGAAGTGATTGCTTTTCCAAAAACTCAAACTGCCAGCTGCCCATTAACAGAAGCCCCCGGATCAGTTTCTGAATCTCAACTCCGTGAGCTTAAAATTAAGATAATTAATCAACCATCCCTTGTAAAATAG
- the nadA gene encoding quinolinate synthase NadA, whose protein sequence is MEARIMAEAAIAIQNYMDLNDEDCQARALKAKESLGSKLVILGHHYQREEVIRFADYSGDSLKLSRQAAASDAKYIIFCGVHFMAEVADILSRPEQVVVLPDLAAGCSMADMADLAKVERAWKELGRIIDTQKVIPVTYINSAANLKAFCGRHGGIVCTSSNAQAVLSWAFERGEKVLFFPDQHLGRNTAYKMGISLEEMAVWNFLRPRGGLTPEKICDARIILWQGYCSVHQMFQPEHIDRFLERYPDAKIISHPENSFEVCQKSHYVGSTEYIIKTITESPPNTRWLVGTELNLVNRLHERFKHEGKSIHFMSPTVCMCSTMFRTDPQHLAWSLENLAQDNVVNQIKVPEKDAELARLTLDRMLEIS, encoded by the coding sequence ATGGAGGCTAGAATTATGGCTGAAGCAGCAATAGCAATCCAAAATTACATGGATCTAAATGATGAGGATTGCCAAGCTCGAGCACTTAAAGCGAAAGAATCATTGGGATCAAAGTTAGTTATTCTTGGTCACCACTACCAAAGGGAAGAGGTCATTCGATTCGCTGATTATTCTGGAGATTCTCTGAAGCTTTCTCGTCAAGCCGCTGCTTCTGATGCAAAATATATTATTTTCTGTGGTGTACATTTTATGGCGGAAGTAGCAGACATTCTCTCCCGTCCTGAACAAGTAGTAGTACTACCCGATCTTGCAGCAGGGTGTTCTATGGCTGATATGGCAGATTTAGCAAAAGTAGAGAGAGCTTGGAAAGAGCTAGGTCGAATTATAGATACTCAGAAAGTTATTCCTGTGACCTATATTAATTCTGCAGCCAATCTAAAAGCATTTTGTGGACGTCATGGGGGTATTGTATGTACTTCTAGTAATGCTCAGGCTGTGCTGAGTTGGGCATTTGAACGTGGAGAAAAAGTATTATTTTTCCCCGATCAGCATTTAGGAAGAAATACTGCTTATAAAATGGGAATCTCTCTAGAGGAGATGGCAGTATGGAACTTTCTAAGACCTCGTGGAGGGTTAACGCCAGAGAAAATCTGTGATGCAAGAATTATCTTATGGCAAGGGTATTGCTCCGTGCATCAAATGTTTCAACCTGAGCATATTGATCGCTTCCTTGAACGCTATCCTGATGCAAAAATTATTTCTCATCCTGAAAATAGCTTTGAAGTATGCCAAAAATCCCATTATGTAGGATCCACTGAATACATCATCAAAACCATTACGGAAAGTCCACCAAACACACGATGGTTAGTAGGGACTGAACTGAATTTAGTCAATCGGCTACATGAACGATTTAAACACGAAGGTAAATCGATTCACTTCATGTCGCCCACTGTGTGTATGTGCTCGACTATGTTCCGTACTGATCCTCAGCATTTGGCTTGGTCTTTAGAAAATTTAGCTCAAGATAACGTTGTAAACCAAATTAAAGTACCAGAAAAAGATGCAGAACTTGCTCGTTTAACCCTAGATAGAATGCTTGAAATTTCTTAA
- a CDS encoding zinc-finger domain-containing protein: MSETTAQNTSTHKIQPNAEHTYEVTYADLPLSCPMSSMENWNSHPRVYIPITETGKSQCPYCSAQYILKGWHSHPKKHNTY, encoded by the coding sequence ATGAGTGAAACAACAGCCCAAAATACTTCAACCCATAAAATCCAGCCTAATGCAGAGCACACTTATGAAGTTACTTATGCAGATCTTCCCCTTTCTTGTCCTATGTCTTCAATGGAAAATTGGAACTCCCATCCTCGAGTTTATATCCCTATTACTGAGACAGGGAAAAGTCAATGTCCCTACTGTAGTGCCCAATATATTTTAAAAGGCTGGCATTCTCATCCAAAAAAACACAATACTTATTAA
- a CDS encoding DUF2905 domain-containing protein has protein sequence MQRILMILGVLFILVGLAWPWLTKLNLGQLPGDIVIKRENFSFYFPITTSILISIIISLVFWLFRR, from the coding sequence ATGCAACGAATATTGATGATATTAGGAGTATTATTTATTTTAGTGGGGTTAGCTTGGCCATGGCTCACTAAGTTAAACCTAGGCCAGCTTCCAGGAGATATTGTAATTAAGCGGGAAAATTTCAGTTTTTACTTCCCTATTACAACTTCTATTTTAATTAGCATCATCATCAGTTTGGTATTTTGGCTCTTTCGCCGCTAA
- a CDS encoding Nudix family hydrolase, giving the protein MLHQVAIGVIINQQGQVLLAKRAPHVHQGNLWEFPGGKLELKENAYEALVRELKEELDITVLNARPLLQTYYHYPDKSIQLNVYKISSFLGIPQGSEGQPIIWVFPKDLKNYAFPQASQHIIRAILLPSIYLITNDFVENQQKFLATLKRSLDSGIRLIQLRVKSISQTNYVALAEKAKNLCMNYQAILLVNSHFEWINTVNVDGIHLTSTQLMSLSKRPLNSEKWVAASCHNKEELAYAAKIGIDFTVLGPVFKTQSHPSTLSIGWQHFQKLKSTVPFPIYGLGGLTLNHIQESWNHGAQGIAAISALWGKSLKLPSFD; this is encoded by the coding sequence ATGCTACACCAAGTAGCGATTGGTGTAATTATCAATCAACAAGGACAAGTGCTTTTAGCAAAGCGTGCCCCTCATGTACATCAAGGGAATTTATGGGAGTTCCCTGGGGGGAAACTAGAGTTAAAGGAGAATGCTTATGAAGCTCTTGTTAGAGAGCTCAAAGAAGAATTAGATATTACCGTACTTAATGCTCGACCCCTATTACAGACTTACTATCACTATCCAGATAAATCAATTCAATTAAATGTATACAAAATCAGTAGTTTTTTAGGGATTCCTCAAGGAAGCGAAGGTCAGCCTATTATTTGGGTTTTCCCTAAGGATTTAAAAAATTATGCTTTTCCACAAGCTAGCCAACATATTATTAGAGCAATTCTCCTTCCTTCCATTTATTTAATTACTAATGATTTTGTAGAAAACCAGCAAAAATTCCTAGCAACCTTAAAGAGATCCTTAGATTCAGGAATACGCTTAATACAGTTAAGAGTTAAAAGTATCAGCCAAACTAATTATGTTGCTTTAGCAGAAAAAGCAAAAAATCTTTGTATGAACTACCAAGCAATTTTACTAGTAAATTCTCACTTTGAATGGATAAATACGGTTAATGTAGATGGAATTCATCTTACGAGTACCCAACTTATGAGTTTATCCAAGCGACCTTTAAATTCTGAAAAATGGGTGGCTGCTTCTTGTCATAATAAAGAAGAATTAGCTTATGCTGCTAAGATTGGTATTGATTTTACGGTATTGGGGCCAGTGTTTAAAACTCAATCCCATCCTAGTACTTTATCTATAGGTTGGCAGCATTTTCAAAAGCTTAAAAGTACAGTCCCTTTCCCTATTTATGGTTTAGGTGGGCTAACCTTAAATCATATTCAAGAATCTTGGAATCATGGGGCGCAGGGGATTGCAGCGATAAGTGCTTTATGGGGAAAATCGCTAAAATTACCTTCTTTTGATTAA
- the yacG gene encoding DNA gyrase inhibitor YacG, giving the protein MVSKSSRRAIPCPTCKKEAIWSEQNPWRPFCSERCRLVDLGAWAGEKHYIPGEERLDKDAIENMYPEK; this is encoded by the coding sequence ATGGTGAGTAAATCGAGTAGACGTGCTATCCCCTGCCCTACCTGTAAAAAAGAAGCTATTTGGTCAGAGCAAAATCCCTGGAGACCCTTTTGTAGTGAACGATGCCGTTTAGTTGATTTAGGCGCTTGGGCAGGAGAAAAGCATTATATTCCTGGAGAAGAACGCCTAGATAAGGATGCTATCGAGAATATGTATCCTGAAAAATGA
- the coaE gene encoding dephospho-CoA kinase (Dephospho-CoA kinase (CoaE) performs the final step in coenzyme A biosynthesis.), translating into MILIIFIYLSLSLVDKAIYKIGLTGGIGSGKSTVAQIFSNLGVPIIDADIIARELVAPNQPALAEIVQIFSSEVLDSKGVLNRQYLHQKIFSNKQAKKELEAILHPRIIKEIYHQARQYMRIKPYCILVIPLLLEIGLEKSVDRILVVDVPESLQFERVKKRDEFPNEKIKSILYTQCSQALRLSAADDCLINNQDLITLAEQINCYHQYYLSLAKA; encoded by the coding sequence ATGATATTAATCATTTTTATTTATCTCTCTCTAAGTTTGGTTGATAAAGCTATTTATAAAATTGGGCTTACCGGAGGAATTGGCAGTGGTAAATCTACTGTAGCTCAGATTTTCTCAAATCTTGGAGTACCTATTATTGATGCAGACATTATCGCCCGAGAACTAGTCGCTCCGAACCAGCCTGCTTTAGCTGAAATTGTACAGATATTTAGTTCAGAGGTTCTAGATTCTAAAGGAGTTCTAAATAGACAATATCTTCACCAGAAAATATTTAGCAATAAGCAAGCAAAGAAAGAATTAGAAGCTATTTTACATCCTAGAATTATTAAGGAAATTTATCACCAAGCTCGTCAATATATGAGGATTAAGCCTTACTGCATTTTAGTTATTCCTCTGTTATTGGAAATAGGTCTAGAGAAATCTGTAGATCGTATTTTAGTAGTTGATGTTCCTGAATCTTTGCAGTTTGAGCGCGTTAAAAAGAGAGATGAATTTCCAAATGAAAAAATTAAATCAATTCTATATACACAATGCTCTCAAGCACTTCGTCTAAGTGCTGCTGATGATTGCTTAATTAATAATCAAGATTTAATTACTTTAGCAGAACAAATAAACTGCTATCATCAATATTATCTTTCCTTAGCTAAAGCATAA
- a CDS encoding prepilin peptidase — MEFISFFDDYPSLFLISSFILGLIIGSFLNVIIYRLPLMIERTWRSQCAELQGNPLPKSESFNLWLPHSHCPHCKKIVYPWENIPILSYLILRGRCSHCKAHISPRYPLVELLTGMFSLVVALHFGITWEGLAALTLTYALIVLSFIDFDHQILPDDITLPFLWLGLILSLFDLFTDAYSSIIGTVAGYLFFWLIYQLFRILARKEGMGYGDFKLLSMLGAWLGWKMLPIIILFSSFGGAIFGSLWLYITKQTKETPLSFGPYIAVSGWIALMWGDDINHFYLSLSKFG, encoded by the coding sequence ATGGAATTTATATCTTTCTTTGATGATTATCCAAGCTTGTTTTTAATTTCATCATTCATATTAGGGCTAATTATAGGTAGTTTCTTAAATGTAATTATTTATCGCTTACCTTTGATGATAGAGAGAACCTGGAGATCTCAATGTGCAGAACTACAGGGCAACCCATTGCCTAAATCTGAATCATTTAATTTATGGCTCCCCCACTCCCATTGCCCTCATTGTAAAAAAATTGTTTACCCTTGGGAGAATATCCCTATATTGAGCTATCTCATACTTCGAGGGCGTTGTAGCCACTGTAAAGCTCATATTTCCCCTCGTTACCCTCTAGTAGAGCTCCTTACAGGAATGTTTTCGCTCGTGGTTGCACTTCATTTTGGTATCACTTGGGAAGGGTTAGCCGCACTTACATTAACTTATGCACTGATTGTACTAAGTTTTATTGATTTTGATCATCAAATCTTGCCAGATGATATTACTCTACCCTTTCTTTGGTTAGGACTCATTCTAAGTCTATTTGATCTATTTACCGATGCCTACAGTAGTATTATAGGAACTGTGGCTGGATATCTTTTCTTTTGGCTTATTTATCAGTTATTCCGCATTCTAGCCCGTAAAGAAGGTATGGGATATGGGGATTTTAAGCTCTTGAGTATGTTAGGAGCATGGCTTGGATGGAAGATGCTTCCGATTATTATTTTGTTCTCTTCTTTTGGAGGAGCTATATTCGGAAGTTTATGGCTTTATATTACTAAGCAAACAAAAGAAACCCCTCTCTCTTTTGGTCCTTATATTGCTGTTTCAGGATGGATAGCCTTAATGTGGGGGGATGATATTAATCATTTTTATTTATCTCTCTCTAAGTTTGGTTGA